The Gillisia sp. Hel_I_86 genome has a segment encoding these proteins:
- a CDS encoding alpha/beta hydrolase, producing the protein MNKHFLKILFVVATILFALPTMAQTTASKNVSTFTIDAPKLDTIKKIWIYLPESYNTSNKKFPVLYLQDAQNLFNAHISYAGEWKVDEALDSLKLDLIVIGIEHGNEKRVDELTPFPHPEHKGGKANDYLEFILKTLKPKVDSLYNTSTIAENTFIGGSSLGGLFSYYATLKHPDVFGKAIIFSPSFWYSEDIFDLTESIKSNSFSKTELYFRAGEKESETMVPLMFKMKELLSCKLNSEAQLNIASIPNGEHNEALWAKVFPDAALWLLELDK; encoded by the coding sequence ATGAATAAACATTTTTTGAAAATATTGTTTGTTGTTGCAACGATCCTTTTTGCACTTCCAACGATGGCGCAAACAACAGCATCGAAAAATGTAAGCACCTTTACTATCGATGCTCCCAAGTTGGACACTATTAAAAAAATCTGGATCTATTTACCGGAATCTTACAACACTTCAAACAAGAAATTTCCCGTGCTATATTTGCAAGATGCTCAAAATTTATTCAATGCCCATATATCCTACGCGGGAGAATGGAAAGTAGATGAGGCTTTGGACAGTCTCAAGCTGGATCTCATTGTAATTGGGATTGAACATGGAAATGAAAAACGCGTGGACGAATTAACCCCTTTTCCTCATCCAGAACATAAAGGAGGAAAAGCAAATGATTATTTGGAATTTATTCTAAAAACGCTAAAACCAAAGGTGGATTCCCTTTACAATACTTCTACTATTGCTGAAAATACTTTTATTGGCGGTAGCTCTTTAGGCGGGCTTTTCTCTTATTATGCCACTTTGAAGCATCCAGATGTTTTTGGAAAAGCGATTATCTTCTCGCCTAGTTTTTGGTATTCTGAAGACATTTTCGATTTAACTGAAAGTATAAAATCAAATAGTTTTTCCAAAACTGAACTCTATTTTAGAGCGGGGGAAAAAGAAAGCGAAACGATGGTACCGCTGATGTTTAAAATGAAAGAATTGCTTAGCTGTAAGTTGAATTCTGAAGCGCAATTAAATATAGCTTCCATTCCCAATGGCGAACATAACGAAGCGCTTTGGGCAAAAGTGTTTCCAGATGCAGCACTTTGGTTATTGGAATTGGATAAATGA
- a CDS encoding DUF885 domain-containing protein, which produces MKNILKGFLALVFLSSLVSCEEDKKSEDLSSEEIERSSKELNDYFEAEFEKDLADSPMMQTRLGRKTNYGKWDDFSSQKYTDDLEKSKKRLAYMEKVDELALDDQTELSYRLFKQNLKEEIADYEYRFYNYPINQMHGYHTELPAFLINMHRIDSIPDAEAYIERLNGLPKAMEQIVEGLKVREQNGILPPKFVFEKVIDDSRNVLKGRPFTNSKEASALLEDFKLKVKGLKLPEADHLKLINKAENALNTSVRTAYENLIATLEDQQQRATTDHGAWKFPKGEAFYKNRLKRITTTDLNANEIHEIGLSEVARIHGEMEEIMKTTGFKGSLQDFFEFMRTEKQFYYPNTAEGKKRYLSEATKLINKMKGKLDDLFITKPKADIVVKAVEAFREKSAGKAFYQAPAIDGSRPGTYYANLYDMEAMPTYQMEALAFHEGIPGHHMQIAIAQELDSIPMFRKFSFYTAYVEGWGLYSELVPKEIGFYKDPYSDFGRLAMELWRSCRLVVDTGIHSKKWTREEGIAYYKENTPNAESDCVKMVERHIVMPGQATAYKIGMNKIVELREEAKIQLGEDFDIREFHDVVLTNGAVPLNVLEEMVQEWVQSKKTT; this is translated from the coding sequence ATGAAAAATATATTAAAAGGATTTTTGGCCCTTGTGTTCCTAAGCAGTTTGGTTTCTTGCGAAGAGGACAAGAAAAGTGAAGACCTTTCTTCAGAAGAAATTGAGAGAAGTTCTAAGGAATTAAACGATTATTTTGAAGCTGAATTCGAAAAGGACCTGGCTGATTCCCCCATGATGCAAACCCGATTGGGGAGAAAGACCAATTATGGAAAATGGGACGATTTCTCTTCCCAAAAATATACAGATGATCTTGAAAAATCGAAAAAGCGATTAGCGTATATGGAAAAGGTAGATGAGCTAGCCTTGGATGATCAGACCGAATTAAGTTACCGGTTATTTAAGCAAAATCTCAAAGAGGAAATCGCCGATTATGAGTACCGTTTCTATAATTATCCCATCAATCAGATGCATGGATATCATACAGAATTACCTGCATTTTTGATTAATATGCATCGCATAGATTCTATACCGGATGCCGAAGCATATATTGAAAGATTGAATGGGTTGCCAAAGGCAATGGAGCAAATTGTAGAAGGATTAAAAGTGAGGGAACAAAATGGCATTTTGCCCCCAAAATTCGTTTTCGAAAAAGTGATCGATGATTCAAGGAATGTTCTAAAAGGAAGGCCATTTACAAATTCCAAGGAGGCGAGTGCGCTTTTAGAAGATTTTAAATTGAAAGTAAAAGGATTGAAATTGCCAGAAGCAGACCATTTAAAACTTATTAATAAAGCCGAGAATGCCTTGAATACTTCCGTTAGAACTGCTTATGAGAATTTAATTGCCACATTGGAAGATCAACAGCAGCGTGCCACGACAGATCATGGAGCTTGGAAATTTCCCAAAGGGGAAGCTTTTTACAAAAATAGGCTAAAAAGGATAACTACGACAGATCTCAATGCAAATGAGATTCATGAAATAGGATTAAGCGAGGTTGCCAGAATTCATGGCGAAATGGAGGAGATCATGAAAACGACTGGATTTAAAGGATCTTTACAAGATTTCTTTGAGTTTATGAGAACAGAGAAGCAATTTTATTATCCAAATACTGCAGAAGGAAAAAAACGCTATTTATCTGAAGCTACCAAGCTAATCAATAAAATGAAAGGAAAGCTGGACGATCTTTTTATCACAAAGCCCAAAGCAGATATTGTTGTAAAAGCGGTGGAAGCATTTAGGGAAAAGAGTGCAGGAAAAGCCTTTTATCAAGCTCCGGCGATCGATGGGTCCAGACCGGGAACCTATTATGCAAACTTATACGACATGGAGGCGATGCCAACCTATCAGATGGAAGCTTTGGCCTTTCATGAAGGCATTCCCGGGCACCATATGCAGATTGCGATTGCCCAAGAATTGGATAGCATTCCCATGTTTAGAAAATTCTCTTTTTATACTGCATATGTAGAAGGTTGGGGATTGTACAGTGAATTAGTACCAAAGGAAATAGGCTTTTATAAAGATCCCTATTCAGATTTTGGAAGATTGGCGATGGAACTTTGGAGATCGTGCCGATTAGTTGTAGATACCGGAATCCATTCTAAAAAATGGACCAGGGAAGAAGGGATTGCGTATTATAAGGAGAATACCCCAAATGCAGAAAGTGATTGCGTGAAAATGGTAGAGCGACATATCGTGATGCCGGGACAGGCTACTGCTTATAAGATCGGGATGAATAAGATCGTGGAATTACGGGAAGAGGCCAAGATTCAATTAGGTGAAGATTTCGATATTAGGGAATTTCATGATGTAGTTCTTACCAATGGCGCAGTACCGTTAAATGTATTGGAAGAAATGGTGCAGGAATGGGTACAATCCAAGAAAACAACATAG
- a CDS encoding CocE/NonD family hydrolase: MKLTYFPLIFIISLFLPLSVYSQTEEDYQVADNYTKQEVEITMRDGIKLHTTIYSPKDTSKKYPILLQRTPYSSRPYGKDEFRSKIGPNEYLMKEGNIFVYQDVRGRWMSEGVYDNMRAYIPKKKGKQIDEASDTYETIDWLLKNTKNNNGKVGTWGISYPGYYALYSLLDAHPALKAVSPQAGIGDFFFDDFHHNGAYLLSYWRATAVFGYEKSTPSDTSWYKFPELGTQDQYQFFLDNGPLSNLDKYYKEDNVFWTQLKEHSSYDEFWKSRGLIQHLKDIKPAVMIVGGLFDAEDLYGPFESYKNIEAKSDNYNTIVFGPWSHGDWARDSKRQAIGNVYFGDDISKNYQKDIETKFFNHFLKGPGTKDSGLPEAYVYDTGNKKWGSFEQWPPKGTVKKTWFLGADQTLTEIASEENQTFVSDPKKPVPYSEDIKMVFTPRKYMTDDQRFSARRPDVLVYETPVLEEDMSLVGAIQAHLYVATTGTDADWIVKVIDVYPADAEDTEETQAYLKMGNYHMMVRSEVMRGRFRNSFENPEPFKPGEKTSVDITLQDINHTFKKGHKLQIQVQSTWFPLIDLNPQTFVPNIFKAEEGDFKKQTHTVYGDSKIEFSVFQEQ; the protein is encoded by the coding sequence ATGAAATTAACCTATTTCCCACTTATTTTTATAATAAGCCTTTTCCTACCCCTATCAGTATACTCCCAAACTGAGGAGGATTATCAAGTAGCCGATAATTATACCAAACAAGAAGTCGAGATCACGATGCGGGATGGTATAAAATTACATACCACTATCTATTCCCCGAAGGATACTTCCAAGAAATACCCAATTTTATTGCAACGTACCCCGTACAGTTCCAGACCGTATGGAAAAGATGAATTTAGATCGAAGATCGGCCCCAATGAATATTTAATGAAAGAAGGAAACATCTTTGTATATCAAGATGTTCGTGGAAGATGGATGAGCGAAGGGGTGTACGATAATATGCGTGCTTATATCCCCAAGAAAAAAGGAAAACAAATAGATGAAGCTAGTGATACCTACGAAACCATAGATTGGTTGTTGAAAAACACTAAAAACAACAACGGGAAAGTGGGAACTTGGGGTATCTCTTACCCTGGTTATTATGCCTTGTATTCTTTGCTGGATGCACATCCTGCTTTAAAAGCGGTTTCTCCACAAGCGGGGATTGGGGATTTCTTTTTTGATGACTTCCACCACAATGGCGCTTATTTATTGAGCTATTGGAGGGCAACTGCCGTTTTTGGATACGAAAAATCCACCCCTTCCGATACTTCTTGGTACAAATTCCCGGAGTTGGGAACCCAAGATCAATATCAATTCTTTTTGGATAATGGCCCGTTGAGCAACTTGGACAAATATTATAAAGAAGACAATGTGTTTTGGACACAGTTAAAGGAGCATTCCAGTTATGATGAATTCTGGAAATCCAGGGGACTAATTCAGCATTTAAAAGATATAAAACCGGCAGTGATGATCGTTGGAGGATTATTTGATGCCGAAGATTTGTATGGCCCTTTTGAATCCTATAAAAATATCGAGGCGAAAAGTGACAATTACAACACCATTGTATTTGGGCCTTGGAGCCATGGCGATTGGGCCAGGGATTCTAAAAGGCAAGCAATCGGAAATGTATATTTTGGGGATGATATCTCTAAAAACTATCAAAAAGATATTGAAACCAAATTCTTCAATCATTTTTTGAAAGGTCCCGGCACTAAAGATTCTGGTTTGCCAGAAGCTTATGTTTACGATACAGGTAATAAAAAATGGGGTAGCTTCGAGCAATGGCCTCCAAAAGGAACAGTTAAAAAAACCTGGTTTTTAGGAGCTGATCAAACGCTTACCGAAATTGCTTCAGAAGAAAACCAAACTTTTGTGAGTGACCCTAAAAAACCGGTCCCTTATTCAGAAGATATTAAAATGGTATTCACACCAAGAAAGTATATGACAGATGATCAGCGGTTTTCTGCGAGAAGACCCGATGTATTGGTTTATGAAACCCCTGTTTTGGAGGAAGATATGAGTTTGGTAGGCGCTATTCAAGCGCATTTATATGTTGCCACCACAGGAACCGATGCAGATTGGATCGTGAAGGTGATAGACGTATACCCTGCAGATGCTGAAGATACCGAGGAAACCCAAGCATATTTAAAAATGGGCAATTACCACATGATGGTGCGTAGCGAAGTAATGAGGGGCCGTTTTAGAAATAGTTTCGAGAACCCGGAACCTTTTAAACCAGGAGAAAAAACATCGGTAGATATCACTTTGCAGGATATCAACCATACGTTTAAGAAGGGCCATAAACTGCAAATTCAGGTGCAGAGTACTTGGTTTCCACTAATAGATCTTAATCCGCAGACTTTTGTGCCAAATATTTTTAAGGCTGAAGAAGGAGATTTCAAAAAACAAACCCATACTGTTTATGGAGATTCTAAAATTGAGTTCTCTGTGTTTCAAGAGCAATAG
- a CDS encoding protein-disulfide reductase DsbD family protein produces the protein MKYFWSLLLLLIFPITLVSQVFTSSDEEPQIEEPITWDSHLEKENDSIYKLKFTAKLDKGWHLYSQDVEEGGPIATNFTFNNSGATYELVGETSEPNVPTYYDEVFGMEIKYFEDKAEFFQTIKVIDPNAIIEVEVEFMVCDDTMCLPPDTVPFQISVAANKTVKGYANEEITPVDLAKTEALSIGMKGWETYKPEGEEKEGFITIFLLGFLGGLIALLTPCVFPMIPLTVSFFTKSAKSKQKGLVNAILYGLFIFLIYLLLSVPFHLLDSLAPEILNNISTNVTLNIIFFVIFIVFAFSFFGYYEITLPSSWSNKMDDKASSIGGVVGIFFMALTLALVSFSCTGPILGSLLGGSLSSNGGAMQLSFGMGGFGLALALPFALFALFPNWLNSLPKSGGWLNTVKVVLGFIELALAFKFLSNADLVEHWGLLKREIFIGIWILVGIGLMLYLFGIIRFPHDGPKKKLSKSRFGFGVLTFIFVLYLFPGITNSGFANLKLLSGFPPPLFYSVYEKDTQGPLGLKAYKSWEKGLEIARQENKPIIIDFTGWACVNCRKMEEQVWSNPEVYEVLKNDYILVSLYVDDREELPEHEQFNYVRANGSIKKIKTIGDKWATFQTVNFQNNSQPFYVLLDTELNLLNSPIGYTPDSKEFLEWLRQGL, from the coding sequence ATGAAATATTTCTGGTCACTGCTCCTCTTATTAATTTTTCCTATAACCCTAGTTTCTCAGGTTTTCACATCTTCCGATGAAGAGCCACAAATCGAGGAACCTATTACTTGGGATTCCCATTTGGAAAAGGAAAACGATAGTATTTATAAGCTAAAATTTACGGCGAAATTAGATAAAGGCTGGCATTTATATTCCCAGGATGTAGAAGAAGGAGGTCCAATAGCTACTAATTTCACCTTTAATAATTCGGGTGCTACTTACGAGTTGGTGGGAGAAACATCCGAACCTAATGTGCCTACCTATTACGATGAGGTCTTTGGGATGGAGATCAAATATTTTGAAGATAAAGCTGAATTTTTTCAGACCATAAAAGTTATAGATCCCAATGCGATCATTGAAGTTGAAGTGGAATTTATGGTGTGTGACGATACCATGTGCTTGCCTCCAGATACGGTTCCATTTCAAATTTCTGTGGCGGCAAATAAAACCGTTAAGGGATATGCAAATGAAGAAATCACTCCTGTAGATCTGGCAAAAACAGAAGCACTTAGTATAGGCATGAAGGGTTGGGAAACCTACAAACCGGAAGGGGAGGAAAAGGAAGGTTTTATCACCATTTTCCTTTTAGGATTCTTGGGTGGCTTGATCGCTTTATTAACACCTTGCGTATTTCCTATGATCCCATTAACGGTTTCCTTTTTCACGAAAAGTGCAAAAAGCAAACAAAAAGGATTGGTAAATGCCATTCTCTACGGGCTATTTATATTTTTGATATATTTATTATTAAGCGTTCCTTTTCATCTTTTAGATAGTCTGGCACCGGAGATCCTAAATAACATCTCCACCAACGTTACCCTGAATATCATATTCTTTGTGATTTTTATAGTGTTCGCATTCTCCTTTTTTGGGTATTATGAAATCACTTTACCGAGCTCTTGGAGCAATAAAATGGACGATAAAGCTTCCAGTATTGGAGGGGTGGTAGGCATCTTTTTTATGGCGCTTACCTTGGCTTTGGTTTCTTTCTCTTGTACAGGTCCTATTTTGGGATCTTTATTGGGAGGGTCGTTAAGCAGTAATGGAGGGGCAATGCAGCTATCCTTTGGAATGGGAGGTTTTGGCCTTGCCTTGGCCTTGCCTTTTGCATTGTTTGCCTTGTTCCCAAATTGGTTGAATTCGTTGCCAAAAAGTGGAGGCTGGTTGAATACCGTTAAAGTGGTACTTGGGTTTATAGAATTGGCACTTGCCTTTAAATTCCTTTCCAATGCAGATCTTGTAGAGCATTGGGGGCTCCTAAAAAGGGAGATCTTTATTGGGATCTGGATCTTGGTTGGAATTGGATTGATGCTTTATTTATTCGGAATAATAAGATTTCCCCATGATGGCCCAAAAAAGAAGTTGAGCAAATCCAGATTTGGTTTTGGGGTCCTTACCTTTATCTTTGTACTGTATCTCTTTCCTGGCATAACAAATTCAGGATTTGCCAATCTTAAACTTCTAAGCGGATTTCCCCCTCCATTGTTCTATAGTGTGTACGAAAAAGACACGCAGGGCCCACTTGGGTTGAAGGCATATAAAAGTTGGGAAAAGGGCTTGGAGATCGCCAGACAAGAGAATAAACCAATCATAATAGATTTTACCGGGTGGGCATGTGTGAATTGCCGAAAAATGGAAGAACAGGTATGGAGCAACCCAGAGGTTTATGAGGTACTAAAGAACGATTATATCCTTGTTTCTTTATATGTGGATGATCGGGAAGAACTACCCGAGCATGAACAATTTAACTATGTTCGGGCAAATGGAAGTATTAAAAAGATCAAAACGATTGGAGATAAATGGGCAACCTTCCAAACAGTGAATTTTCAGAATAATTCACAGCCTTTTTATGTGTTGCTGGATACTGAACTAAATTTACTGAATTCACCTATTGGCTATACTCCAGATTCTAAAGAATTTTTGGAATGGCTTCGTCAAGGACTCTAA
- the tilS gene encoding tRNA lysidine(34) synthetase TilS — MEKAFKNHLKSQFPFLCQGKLLLAVSGGVDSVVLAHLCKLAKLNFSIAHCNFDLRAEESDADEEFVLDLAEKLDVEVYIENFDTTTFAENAKISIQMAARELRYHWFEELSVAMKFDYVLTAHHANDNLETFLINLVRGSGLEGFTGIKAVNNSVVRPLLSFSRKEIETYAHDHKITWREDSSNASNKYLRNTIRHEVIPVLEKLNPRLLEGFQNTQSHLTESSNLVEDYMGLIYPEIVSKNKYGYELKVEYLKKLPNQKAVLYQLLKTFGFSEWDDVYQLLDAQTGKMVLSETHRLIKDREVLLLTEIPAEDKLQKYGIREGERIIMLPMGRFTISEVDKIANDTPNSIYVNKELLQYPLILRKWEEGDFFYPFGMKGKKKLSDFFKDKKLSLPEKENCWLLCSNEDIVWVINQRADNRFAITDPSQKIIKITYSL, encoded by the coding sequence ATGGAAAAAGCCTTCAAAAATCACCTGAAATCTCAATTCCCTTTTTTATGTCAGGGCAAATTATTGCTGGCAGTTAGTGGGGGAGTGGATAGCGTGGTTTTGGCTCATCTCTGTAAACTTGCTAAATTGAATTTTTCCATTGCACATTGTAATTTTGACCTTCGGGCTGAAGAAAGTGATGCCGATGAGGAATTTGTTCTGGATCTAGCCGAAAAACTAGATGTAGAAGTTTATATCGAAAATTTCGACACGACTACTTTTGCTGAAAATGCTAAAATTTCCATCCAAATGGCGGCCAGGGAATTAAGATATCACTGGTTCGAAGAGCTGAGTGTTGCTATGAAGTTCGATTACGTGCTAACAGCACATCATGCCAATGATAATCTGGAAACTTTTTTGATCAATCTGGTTCGAGGAAGTGGCTTGGAGGGTTTTACCGGGATTAAAGCGGTAAATAACTCGGTGGTTAGGCCTTTGCTTTCCTTCTCGAGAAAAGAGATCGAAACATATGCGCACGATCATAAAATTACTTGGAGAGAAGATAGCAGCAACGCTTCCAATAAATACCTTCGGAATACAATCCGTCATGAGGTTATCCCCGTTTTAGAGAAGTTGAATCCGCGGTTATTGGAGGGTTTTCAGAATACGCAATCGCACCTTACAGAAAGCTCGAATTTGGTTGAAGACTATATGGGGTTGATCTATCCTGAGATTGTTTCCAAAAACAAATATGGGTACGAGCTAAAAGTGGAGTATTTGAAAAAACTTCCTAATCAAAAAGCGGTTTTATATCAATTGTTGAAGACCTTCGGTTTTTCTGAATGGGATGACGTGTATCAACTGTTGGATGCGCAAACCGGAAAAATGGTCCTTTCTGAAACCCACAGACTCATTAAAGACCGAGAAGTCTTGCTTTTAACCGAGATCCCTGCCGAAGATAAGCTTCAGAAATATGGGATTCGGGAAGGAGAGCGAATTATTATGTTGCCAATGGGCAGGTTCACAATTTCTGAAGTGGACAAAATTGCCAATGATACCCCAAATAGCATTTATGTAAACAAAGAATTGCTCCAATACCCATTGATTTTGCGAAAATGGGAGGAGGGTGATTTCTTTTATCCGTTTGGAATGAAAGGAAAGAAAAAGTTAAGCGACTTTTTTAAAGACAAAAAATTATCTTTGCCCGAGAAGGAAAATTGCTGGTTGCTGTGTTCCAATGAAGATATCGTTTGGGTTATAAATCAGCGCGCAGATAATAGATTTGCGATTACAGATCCTTCTCAAAAAATAATAAAAATTACCTACTCTTTATGA
- the pabB gene encoding aminodeoxychorismate synthase component I, whose amino-acid sequence MRTTTQFLLEDPTAFKKKLFKWSAQFHEIAWLDSNNYPQTASNFEAVLAVEAFTALKTDYHGAFDQLKEYQEITKDWIFGYLSYDLKNDLENLNSKNFDGLKFPDLYFFQPQKLILVGKDKVEFRYLKMVDAEMVSDYEEILEPDLDSKTISSEEKNELSPVRTRISKEEYLQKVSEMLKHIHRGDIYEANFCQEYYAENKAIDPSTVFQNLNAISSPPFASFLKLEDYYLLSASPERYIKKDGNKVISQPIKGTARRATTEEEDQKIVELLAKDPKELSENVMIVDLVRNDISRVAKKGSVHVAELCKVYSFKQVHQLISTISAELEVGCTPVEVLKATFPMGSMTGAPKISAMKIIEELEESKRGLYSGAVGYFTPEGDFDFNVVIRSILYNANSQYVSFSVGGAITSRSIPEQEYEECQLKAKAMLEALGP is encoded by the coding sequence GTGCGTACTACTACCCAATTTTTACTAGAAGACCCAACCGCATTCAAAAAGAAGCTTTTTAAATGGAGTGCACAATTCCATGAGATCGCTTGGCTCGATAGTAATAATTACCCGCAAACGGCCTCTAATTTTGAAGCGGTTCTTGCCGTGGAAGCCTTTACCGCTCTAAAAACCGATTATCACGGAGCTTTCGATCAATTAAAGGAATATCAGGAAATCACCAAAGATTGGATCTTTGGGTACCTTTCTTATGATCTTAAAAATGATCTCGAGAATTTGAATTCGAAGAATTTCGACGGATTGAAGTTTCCAGATCTGTACTTTTTTCAGCCTCAAAAATTGATTTTAGTAGGTAAGGACAAAGTTGAATTCCGTTACCTGAAAATGGTCGATGCTGAGATGGTTTCAGATTATGAAGAAATCCTTGAGCCAGATTTAGATTCAAAAACTATTTCTTCTGAAGAAAAAAATGAACTTTCACCTGTTCGAACAAGAATATCCAAAGAAGAATATCTCCAAAAAGTTTCAGAAATGCTGAAACATATCCATAGAGGGGATATTTACGAAGCTAACTTTTGTCAGGAATATTATGCTGAAAACAAGGCGATAGATCCCTCAACCGTGTTTCAGAACCTCAATGCAATTTCTTCCCCGCCTTTTGCTTCATTTTTAAAATTGGAAGATTATTATTTGCTTTCGGCATCCCCGGAACGCTATATAAAAAAGGATGGCAATAAAGTGATTTCCCAACCCATCAAAGGAACTGCAAGAAGGGCAACAACTGAAGAGGAGGATCAAAAAATAGTGGAGTTGCTGGCAAAAGACCCAAAAGAACTTTCTGAAAATGTGATGATCGTAGATCTGGTTCGTAACGATATTTCCAGAGTTGCAAAAAAAGGGAGTGTGCACGTAGCCGAACTCTGTAAAGTATATTCCTTTAAACAGGTACATCAGTTAATTTCAACTATTTCAGCAGAACTCGAAGTAGGTTGTACCCCCGTAGAAGTGCTAAAAGCTACGTTCCCAATGGGAAGTATGACGGGCGCACCTAAGATTTCTGCCATGAAAATTATTGAAGAATTGGAAGAAAGCAAACGCGGACTTTACAGTGGCGCAGTGGGCTATTTTACCCCCGAAGGCGATTTCGATTTTAATGTAGTGATTAGAAGTATCCTTTACAATGCAAACTCTCAATATGTCTCATTTTCAGTAGGTGGCGCAATCACTTCCAGGTCTATTCCTGAACAGGAATATGAAGAATGCCAATTAAAGGCGAAGGCGATGCTGGAAGCGTTAGGACCTTAA
- a CDS encoding NADPH-dependent FMN reductase, with the protein MKKILAFAGSNSSTSINQQFIRHIANRINGHDIKIIKLRDYDIPMFSVDKQSTNGFPLDIQVIKNLISEHDALMISVNEHNGMVSAFFKNILDWLSRLDRNFLAHKKILLVSTSPGARGAASSLEYTKGILPRFGGQIIESFSFPSFNDNFENDSIQNEVLNMGIEDVLTTFAHEIED; encoded by the coding sequence ATGAAAAAGATCTTGGCCTTTGCAGGCTCCAATAGCAGTACATCCATCAATCAACAATTTATCAGGCATATAGCCAATAGAATTAATGGCCATGATATCAAAATCATTAAATTAAGAGATTACGACATCCCAATGTTCAGTGTAGATAAACAAAGCACCAATGGTTTTCCCTTGGATATCCAGGTGATTAAAAACCTCATTTCTGAACATGATGCATTGATGATCTCTGTGAATGAGCATAATGGGATGGTTTCTGCATTTTTCAAGAATATCCTTGACTGGCTTTCCCGCTTGGATCGAAATTTTTTGGCACATAAAAAAATCCTTTTGGTGAGCACTTCTCCGGGAGCCCGTGGCGCTGCATCTTCGTTGGAATATACCAAAGGAATTTTACCGAGATTTGGTGGGCAAATTATAGAAAGCTTTAGTTTTCCTTCCTTCAACGATAATTTTGAAAATGATAGCATTCAAAATGAAGTATTGAATATGGGAATTGAAGATGTCTTGACTACCTTTGCGCATGAAATTGAAGATTAA